Proteins from a genomic interval of Gemmatimonas sp.:
- a CDS encoding sarcosine oxidase subunit beta family protein, producing MEHAFRNPPVLWRHPEPRAQYDIVVVGGGLHGLSTAYHLAREHGLTNVAVVERGWLGNGNAVRNTTIIRSNYLREESMPLYEFCVRRWERWPEELGPEILFDQRSLLTLAHSQAEAAAAQRVVYANRMAGIDADWVTREDLPRLCPILDISDAPRYPVYGAALQPRGGIARHDAVVFHLARACDAAGVHLLQGCEVTGFVRSGNRITGVRTTRGDIGAGRVGLVSAGRTPLLARLAGIEVPVQSYPLQALVSDIHEPFLPCVALSGRLHMYVSQAHKGELVMGAARDPYRSYAQRGSSHILEQQLQAAMELYPIMARAHLLRVWAGTVDVSPDAAPIIGATPRDGLFLNCGWGTGGFKATPGSGVVFAHTLATGTPHPLSAAFGLERFTTGALVDEHGAAGVAH from the coding sequence GTGGAACACGCCTTTCGCAATCCGCCTGTCCTGTGGCGTCACCCCGAACCCCGCGCCCAGTACGACATCGTGGTGGTGGGCGGCGGGCTGCACGGGCTCTCCACCGCCTACCATCTCGCGCGTGAGCACGGCCTCACCAACGTGGCCGTGGTGGAGCGCGGCTGGCTGGGCAACGGCAACGCGGTGCGCAACACCACGATCATCCGCTCCAATTACCTGCGCGAGGAGAGCATGCCGCTCTACGAGTTTTGCGTGCGCCGGTGGGAGCGATGGCCGGAGGAGCTGGGCCCGGAGATCCTCTTCGACCAGCGCTCGCTGCTGACCCTTGCACACTCGCAGGCGGAAGCGGCGGCGGCGCAGCGCGTGGTGTACGCGAATCGCATGGCCGGCATCGACGCCGACTGGGTCACGCGGGAGGACCTGCCCCGTCTCTGCCCCATCCTCGATATCTCCGACGCGCCGCGCTATCCGGTCTACGGCGCGGCGCTGCAGCCGCGCGGCGGGATTGCGCGTCACGATGCGGTGGTCTTCCACCTTGCGCGCGCCTGCGATGCGGCGGGGGTGCACCTCCTGCAGGGGTGCGAGGTCACCGGGTTCGTGCGCAGCGGCAACCGCATCACCGGCGTGCGGACCACACGCGGCGACATTGGCGCTGGCCGCGTCGGGCTCGTGAGCGCGGGGCGCACCCCGCTCCTGGCCCGTCTCGCCGGCATCGAGGTGCCCGTGCAGAGCTACCCGCTGCAGGCGCTCGTCTCGGATATTCACGAGCCGTTCCTGCCCTGCGTGGCGCTCTCGGGGCGTCTGCACATGTACGTGAGCCAGGCACACAAGGGGGAGCTGGTCATGGGCGCCGCGCGCGATCCCTATCGGTCGTACGCACAGCGCGGCTCGTCGCACATTCTCGAACAGCAACTCCAGGCGGCCATGGAGCTGTACCCGATCATGGCGCGCGCGCACCTGCTGCGCGTGTGGGCGGGAACGGTGGATGTCTCCCCCGACGCCGCCCCCATCATCGGCGCCACGCCGCGTGACGGACTCTTCCTCAATTGCGGCTGGGGGACCGGTGGCTTCAAGGCCACGCCCGGCTCGGGGGTGGTCTTCGCGCACACACTCGCCACGGGCACGCCGCACCCGTTGAGTGCCGCCTTCGGTCTCGAACGCTTCACCACCGGCGCCCTCGTGGACGAGCACGGCGCCGCAGGAGTGGCACACTGA
- a CDS encoding alpha/beta hydrolase: protein MLNGLYTLLSQPFGGALLGGVLLVLGGLVALAARRRGRVLRLVALAPVLIGVVLTAMGTKGGLDQQRAMAAAPAPGTLVDVGGYRLHLLAEGNARGGATVVWIPGAHEQGNALYHLHRAMRGETRSILFDRAGTGWSDPGPFPRRTRVEAEELETLLRRAGEPGPFVLVGHSYGGLLAANYARRYPARTAAVVLLDATPPDAFVYAPVFGAAAAQGLVQLGRELGLRSAFGLWAPPPRPGPNAPPFVRARDTLLAEVREAMSAGAARAANSFATASIFEEFTAPVVGREAPDLVVYDGELDSLPVFVVIPRGGPEAEIRPLRLPPALERRALNFFLRSRVRYLAVSNRAELIHPPDGASHNFPYEYPDTVLGAVRRALAVAVPPDSAR from the coding sequence ATGCTGAACGGGCTCTATACGCTGCTGTCGCAGCCGTTTGGTGGGGCGCTGTTGGGCGGCGTCCTGCTGGTGCTGGGCGGGCTGGTGGCGCTGGCCGCGCGTCGCCGCGGGCGGGTGCTGCGCCTGGTGGCGCTGGCTCCCGTGCTGATCGGGGTGGTGCTCACCGCCATGGGCACCAAGGGGGGACTCGACCAGCAGCGCGCCATGGCAGCGGCGCCGGCGCCGGGGACGCTGGTGGATGTCGGCGGGTACCGGCTGCACCTGCTCGCCGAAGGGAACGCGCGCGGTGGCGCGACGGTGGTGTGGATCCCCGGCGCGCACGAGCAGGGGAACGCACTGTACCACCTGCATCGGGCCATGCGCGGCGAGACCCGGTCCATTCTGTTCGATCGCGCGGGCACCGGGTGGAGCGACCCCGGCCCCTTTCCGCGGCGCACGCGGGTGGAGGCGGAAGAGCTGGAGACGCTGCTTCGTCGTGCGGGCGAGCCGGGGCCCTTCGTGCTCGTCGGGCATTCATACGGGGGCCTGTTGGCGGCCAACTACGCGCGGCGCTATCCCGCGCGCACGGCAGCGGTCGTGCTGCTGGACGCCACACCCCCCGATGCCTTCGTGTACGCCCCCGTATTCGGGGCGGCGGCAGCGCAGGGGCTGGTGCAGTTGGGGCGCGAATTGGGGCTGCGCAGTGCGTTCGGCCTCTGGGCGCCGCCGCCGCGCCCTGGCCCCAATGCCCCGCCCTTCGTGCGCGCCCGCGATACGCTGCTAGCCGAGGTGCGAGAGGCCATGTCGGCAGGAGCGGCCCGTGCCGCCAACAGCTTCGCGACTGCGTCGATCTTCGAGGAATTCACCGCCCCGGTCGTGGGGCGTGAAGCCCCCGATCTGGTGGTCTACGACGGGGAGCTGGACAGCCTGCCGGTGTTCGTGGTGATCCCGCGCGGGGGCCCGGAGGCGGAGATCCGGCCGCTGCGGCTGCCGCCGGCGCTCGAGCGGCGCGCGTTGAATTTCTTCCTGCGGTCCCGCGTGCGCTATCTTGCGGTCTCGAACCGGGCGGAACTCATCCATCCGCCTGACGGCGCGTCGCATAACTTCCCGTACGAGTATCCGGACACCGTGCTCGGCGCCGTGCGCCGTGCCCTCGCTGTGGCCGTGCCGCCCGACTCCGCCCGCTAG
- a CDS encoding sarcosine oxidase subunit delta, whose product MLRIPCPHCGPRDEVEFRHAGSGVPLPEHATDEEWARVLYLRDTPLGPLTEQWVHVHGCRQWLHVVRDTRTHAIVATRPVSAPPAEPTS is encoded by the coding sequence ATGTTGCGCATTCCCTGCCCCCACTGTGGCCCGCGCGACGAAGTGGAGTTCCGTCACGCGGGCTCCGGCGTGCCTCTCCCCGAGCACGCCACCGACGAGGAGTGGGCACGCGTGCTGTACCTGCGCGACACCCCGCTGGGCCCGCTGACCGAGCAGTGGGTGCACGTGCACGGCTGTCGGCAATGGCTTCACGTGGTGCGCGATACCCGCACACACGCGATCGTGGCGACGCGGCCGGTGAGCGCGCCGCCGGCGGAGCCGACCTCGTGA
- a CDS encoding prolyl oligopeptidase family serine peptidase, with the protein MSSLVLLSRLLRVTAGGGVAGLLVWPALALAQYQQPPAPISQILDQPATPAVLLSPDRTTLAVLSWPGLPSIRTVAGVEYRLAGRRFDPATSGPSRGTGYTGLALQSVAGGAARPIAMPLPAGATMGDVMWSPDGRRLAFTMTADSTITLWTADVATANATRVTGQRLNAVLGRPCTWVSGERLACTFVPISRGAQPQAPTTPDGPIVQEALSGRAERAATYQDLLKSPYDERVFEHFATSQLALVALDGTVTPLGPPAMRTGVDPSPDGRFLLVSTVSRPFSYTVPLEYFPTRTDVWAVDGRVVKTVADRPLIERVPWGGGSALTGPRTIGWRSDADATLAWIEALDGGDPAAKVAKRDRVLLLPAPFASGATTLVETEYRATSITWDSPTRAIARELDARTRRTRTWLIDPSGAAAPRQLWERSSEDRYGDPGEFLTTRDARGRVRLLTTPDGRHAFLTGPGASPAGDQPFLDRYELANGQSTRLFRSAAPYFEQVTSVLDATGTRVVTRRESKSEPPNYFVRELGRKGAPRALTAFTDPAPQFAGVTSQRITYKRKDGVQLSATVHLPPGYDKAKDGALPFLLWAYPLEFRSAEAASQVTGSPYRFTRPAGMSHLFMLTQGYGVMDDPTMPIVAFDGKEPNDTYVEQLTASAQAAVDTLVAMGVADRDRIAVGGHSYGAFMTANLLAHTRLFKAGIARSGAYNRTLTPFGFQGEERSYWEAPELYERMSPFTYANRIKDPILLIHGMADNNTGTFPMQSERMYQALKGNGATVRYVQLPAESHGYLARESVGHTLAEMAAWLDRYLKKSKTAM; encoded by the coding sequence ATGTCCTCTCTCGTCTTGCTCAGCCGCCTCCTTCGCGTGACCGCCGGTGGCGGTGTCGCCGGATTGCTGGTGTGGCCCGCGCTTGCTCTCGCCCAATATCAGCAGCCGCCCGCGCCGATCTCGCAGATTCTGGATCAGCCGGCCACCCCAGCCGTGCTGTTGAGTCCCGACCGCACCACGCTGGCCGTGTTGTCGTGGCCGGGCCTTCCCTCCATCCGCACGGTCGCGGGCGTCGAGTACCGCCTCGCCGGACGACGGTTCGACCCGGCGACCAGTGGCCCCTCGCGCGGCACCGGTTACACGGGGCTGGCCCTGCAGTCGGTCGCCGGTGGAGCGGCGCGCCCCATCGCCATGCCCCTCCCGGCGGGCGCGACGATGGGCGACGTGATGTGGTCGCCAGACGGCCGGCGCCTCGCGTTCACCATGACGGCTGACTCGACGATCACGCTGTGGACCGCCGACGTCGCGACGGCGAACGCCACGCGCGTGACCGGGCAGCGGCTCAATGCGGTCCTCGGCCGGCCCTGCACGTGGGTGAGCGGGGAGCGGCTGGCGTGCACCTTCGTGCCGATCAGTCGCGGGGCGCAACCGCAGGCGCCCACCACGCCCGATGGCCCCATCGTGCAGGAAGCGCTGAGTGGTCGGGCCGAACGGGCCGCGACCTATCAGGATCTGCTCAAGAGTCCGTACGACGAGCGGGTCTTCGAGCACTTCGCCACGAGCCAGCTGGCCCTCGTTGCGCTCGACGGAACGGTGACGCCCCTCGGCCCACCGGCCATGCGCACCGGCGTCGATCCGTCGCCCGACGGGCGCTTCCTGCTGGTGAGCACCGTCTCGCGCCCGTTTTCGTACACGGTGCCCCTGGAGTACTTCCCCACCCGCACCGACGTGTGGGCCGTGGACGGTCGGGTGGTGAAGACCGTGGCCGACCGCCCGCTCATCGAACGGGTCCCGTGGGGTGGCGGCTCAGCGCTCACCGGGCCACGTACCATCGGGTGGCGCAGCGACGCCGACGCGACCCTCGCGTGGATCGAGGCCCTCGATGGCGGCGATCCCGCCGCGAAGGTCGCGAAGCGGGACCGCGTGCTGCTGCTGCCGGCGCCCTTCGCGAGCGGAGCGACGACGCTGGTGGAGACGGAATACCGCGCGACCAGCATCACGTGGGACTCGCCGACCCGGGCGATCGCTCGCGAGCTCGACGCGCGTACGCGCCGGACCCGCACCTGGCTCATTGACCCGTCGGGTGCGGCCGCGCCGCGCCAGCTGTGGGAGCGCAGCAGCGAAGACCGGTACGGCGATCCCGGTGAGTTCCTCACCACCCGCGATGCGCGTGGCCGGGTGCGACTGCTCACCACACCGGACGGACGCCACGCCTTCCTGACCGGACCCGGGGCCAGCCCCGCGGGCGACCAACCGTTCCTCGATCGGTATGAGCTCGCCAACGGGCAATCCACGCGCCTCTTCCGCAGTGCGGCGCCGTACTTCGAGCAGGTGACCAGCGTGCTGGACGCGACCGGCACGCGCGTGGTCACGCGGCGGGAGTCCAAGTCGGAGCCGCCCAACTACTTCGTGCGCGAACTCGGGCGGAAGGGGGCGCCGCGCGCGCTCACGGCGTTCACCGATCCGGCGCCGCAGTTCGCCGGCGTCACGAGCCAGCGCATCACGTACAAGCGCAAGGATGGCGTGCAGCTGTCGGCCACCGTGCACCTCCCGCCGGGCTACGACAAGGCAAAGGACGGGGCGTTGCCATTCCTGCTGTGGGCGTACCCCCTCGAATTCCGTTCCGCCGAGGCGGCCTCGCAGGTCACGGGGTCGCCCTATCGCTTCACGCGTCCCGCCGGGATGTCGCACTTGTTCATGCTGACCCAGGGGTACGGCGTGATGGACGATCCGACGATGCCGATCGTGGCCTTCGACGGAAAGGAGCCCAACGACACGTACGTGGAGCAGCTCACCGCGAGTGCGCAGGCCGCCGTGGATACGCTCGTGGCCATGGGGGTGGCCGATCGTGATCGCATCGCCGTGGGCGGACACTCCTACGGCGCCTTCATGACGGCCAACCTGCTGGCGCACACGCGGCTGTTCAAGGCCGGCATCGCGCGCAGCGGGGCCTACAATCGTACCCTCACGCCGTTTGGCTTCCAGGGCGAGGAGCGTTCGTACTGGGAGGCGCCAGAGCTGTACGAGCGCATGTCGCCGTTCACGTATGCCAACCGGATCAAGGATCCGATCCTGCTCATTCACGGCATGGCCGACAACAACACCGGCACGTTCCCCATGCAGAGCGAGCGCATGTACCAGGCGCTCAAGGGGAACGGGGCCACCGTGCGCTATGTGCAACTCCCCGCTGAATCGCACGGCTACCTCGCGCGCGAGAGTGTGGGGCACACGCTGGCCGAGATGGCGGCGTGGCTCGACCGCTATTTGAAGAAGTCGAAGACGGCGATGTAG
- a CDS encoding sarcosine oxidase subunit gamma family protein: MSDRIPVDPALRARMAAVSSPAATLRALPLTLLISVRARGGACSRVAAALAVEALPGHGPMVSSPAGRVTWLRPDEWLVEAPTASRDALLTALSQAVGDGTPDTDGAVVELSASRHVLELSGPRARDLLAAVCTLDLHPRTFPVGHATQTLLARAPVLLQLVDATPTWRLLVRPSFVSYVVEWLADAMEGA; the protein is encoded by the coding sequence ATGAGTGACCGTATCCCCGTCGATCCGGCGCTCCGGGCCCGCATGGCGGCGGTGTCGTCGCCGGCCGCCACGCTGCGGGCGTTGCCGTTGACCCTGCTGATCAGTGTGCGCGCCCGTGGAGGCGCCTGCTCTCGCGTGGCTGCCGCGCTCGCGGTGGAGGCGCTGCCTGGTCACGGCCCCATGGTGTCGTCACCGGCGGGGCGCGTGACGTGGCTCCGGCCCGACGAGTGGCTGGTGGAAGCACCAACCGCGTCGCGTGACGCGCTGCTGACCGCGCTGTCGCAGGCCGTGGGCGACGGGACACCGGATACCGACGGCGCCGTGGTGGAGCTGTCGGCCAGCCGGCATGTCCTGGAGCTGTCGGGCCCGCGCGCACGCGACCTGTTGGCGGCCGTGTGCACGCTGGACCTGCACCCGCGCACCTTCCCCGTGGGGCACGCCACCCAGACGCTGCTCGCGCGCGCACCGGTGCTGCTGCAGCTGGTCGATGCCACCCCCACGTGGCGCCTGCTGGTACGCCCGTCGTTCGTATCGTACGTGGTCGAGTGGCTGGCAGACGCGATGGAGGGGGCATAG
- a CDS encoding 2Fe-2S iron-sulfur cluster-binding protein, which translates to MASRGARYPHTRDRGDAAGERAAGGADLVKRLATGGLGIDRTRPLAFTWNGTRLSGFAGDTLASALLGAGVRVLGTSVSAGRPRGIMSAGLEEATGFAQVARAPVEEPLVRTTALPLYEGLSAQGRIVKGTLVPARDPSRFDWRYAHCDLLVVGAGPAGLAAALEGARAGARVLLADCAPVVGGALRREARRIDGAPAEAWLAAVEHELRAAPDVTVLTGTTAVMPLDQNGMWLAQRVGGALPEAARGALPEQRLWQVRAQAIVLATGTLERPLVFPDNDRPGIMLAGAARHYLRQHALAPARGVLFTAHDDAYRTALAWHEAGVSVAAVVDMRPPGTSPLRSAVRAAGVRVLDKAQVVGTDADAYGTLCAVHVQTGDTTLTLETDLLATSAGVDPNLHLHLHLGGTSTYDERLGTAVPSAPLPGQWLAGAVTGRLTLADALAQGATAARAALGLDGEAAAPTTDDVDEDPPGLTWQVPAPDGDESRSFVDLHRDATVAGIVRAVDAGATHVEHVKRYTLVGTGVEQGRAAKVLAAALVAARAGHAAAVVGTSGSRPPVEPIPFHLVAGRAQGTRFDPVRTTALHAEHEALGAVFEPAGQWLRASRYPREGESIDDTVRREVRAARTGVALADVSTLGKLDVRGPDAAWVLDQLYVTPLASLPEGKARYAVLCHLDGSILDDGVVMRTGAHRYFVTTSTGHAAAVAEWMEEWLQTEWPDKRCWVTPVTEQFTTVAVVGPASRTLLAHVAPGLAVDRDAFPFLAVRTATVAGIANAQVARVSFSGELAYEVSVPWHDGPALWRALLAAGAPLGVTPYGLDALQVLRIEKGYLIVGQDTEALTTPHDAGLGWMVPARKTFVGRRSLERVAPRAGGRAQLVGFRANDPQLVIPEGVALTSALGAPPMPIDGHVSSSRYSPTLACALGLALVRDGRARLGEVLHAPLLDGRVASVTLVDPVHYDPEGARRDGADHQ; encoded by the coding sequence ATGGCTTCACGTGGTGCGCGATACCCGCACACACGCGATCGTGGCGACGCGGCCGGTGAGCGCGCCGCCGGCGGAGCCGACCTCGTGAAGCGCCTCGCTACGGGTGGACTCGGCATCGACCGCACCCGGCCGCTCGCGTTCACCTGGAACGGCACACGACTCAGCGGCTTCGCCGGCGACACGCTGGCATCGGCGCTGCTCGGAGCCGGGGTGCGGGTGCTCGGCACGAGCGTGTCGGCGGGGCGCCCGCGCGGCATCATGAGCGCGGGGCTCGAGGAAGCCACCGGTTTCGCCCAGGTGGCGAGGGCGCCGGTGGAGGAGCCGCTGGTGCGCACCACGGCGCTGCCGTTGTACGAGGGGCTGTCGGCCCAGGGTCGCATCGTGAAGGGGACGCTGGTCCCCGCACGTGACCCCTCCCGCTTCGACTGGCGGTACGCCCACTGCGACCTGCTGGTGGTGGGCGCCGGGCCAGCGGGACTGGCGGCGGCCCTGGAAGGCGCGCGCGCCGGCGCGCGGGTCCTTCTCGCCGACTGCGCGCCGGTGGTGGGCGGCGCGTTGCGGCGCGAGGCGCGTCGTATCGATGGCGCTCCCGCCGAGGCGTGGCTGGCGGCCGTCGAACACGAACTGCGCGCCGCGCCCGACGTCACGGTGCTCACCGGTACCACCGCCGTCATGCCCCTCGACCAAAACGGCATGTGGCTGGCCCAGCGCGTGGGGGGCGCCCTCCCCGAGGCGGCGCGCGGCGCGCTACCCGAGCAGCGGCTCTGGCAAGTGCGCGCGCAGGCCATCGTGCTGGCCACCGGCACGCTGGAGCGCCCGCTGGTGTTCCCCGACAACGATCGCCCCGGCATCATGCTGGCGGGCGCCGCGCGCCACTACCTGCGGCAGCATGCGCTCGCCCCCGCGCGCGGCGTGCTGTTCACCGCGCACGATGATGCCTATCGCACGGCGCTGGCGTGGCACGAGGCCGGCGTGTCGGTCGCCGCTGTCGTGGACATGCGCCCTCCCGGCACCAGTCCGCTGCGGTCCGCGGTGCGTGCGGCGGGCGTCCGCGTGCTCGACAAGGCCCAGGTGGTGGGCACCGACGCCGACGCGTACGGCACCCTGTGCGCTGTTCACGTACAGACCGGCGACACCACACTCACGCTCGAGACCGACCTGCTTGCCACCTCCGCCGGCGTGGATCCCAACCTGCACCTGCATCTGCATCTGGGTGGCACGAGTACGTACGACGAACGGTTGGGCACGGCCGTGCCGTCCGCGCCGCTCCCCGGGCAATGGCTCGCCGGCGCCGTGACTGGTCGATTGACACTCGCGGATGCGCTCGCCCAGGGAGCGACCGCGGCGCGCGCGGCGTTGGGGCTGGATGGCGAGGCCGCCGCCCCAACGACCGACGACGTGGACGAGGACCCGCCTGGACTGACGTGGCAGGTGCCCGCCCCCGATGGCGACGAGTCGCGCAGCTTCGTGGACTTGCATCGCGATGCGACCGTGGCCGGCATCGTGCGCGCGGTGGATGCCGGCGCCACGCATGTGGAGCACGTGAAGCGCTACACGCTCGTCGGGACCGGCGTGGAGCAGGGACGCGCCGCGAAGGTGCTGGCGGCCGCGCTGGTGGCCGCGCGCGCTGGACACGCGGCCGCCGTGGTGGGCACATCGGGGAGCCGGCCACCGGTGGAGCCGATCCCCTTTCACCTGGTGGCCGGCCGCGCGCAGGGCACGCGGTTCGACCCCGTGCGCACCACCGCCCTGCATGCGGAACACGAGGCGCTGGGCGCCGTCTTCGAACCGGCGGGGCAATGGCTGCGCGCGTCGCGCTATCCGCGCGAAGGCGAATCGATCGACGACACCGTGCGGCGCGAGGTGCGCGCGGCGCGCACCGGCGTGGCCCTGGCCGATGTCTCCACGTTGGGCAAGCTGGACGTGCGCGGCCCCGATGCCGCCTGGGTGCTGGACCAGCTCTATGTCACCCCGCTGGCGTCGCTCCCCGAGGGGAAGGCGCGCTACGCGGTCCTCTGTCATCTCGACGGGTCCATTCTGGACGATGGCGTGGTCATGCGCACCGGCGCGCACCGGTACTTCGTGACCACGTCCACCGGGCACGCCGCCGCGGTGGCCGAGTGGATGGAGGAGTGGTTGCAGACGGAGTGGCCCGACAAGCGCTGCTGGGTGACCCCCGTCACCGAACAGTTCACCACCGTCGCCGTGGTCGGACCCGCCTCGCGCACGCTGCTCGCGCATGTCGCCCCGGGCCTGGCGGTGGACCGTGACGCGTTCCCGTTTCTTGCGGTGCGCACCGCCACGGTGGCCGGCATCGCAAACGCGCAGGTGGCGCGCGTCTCCTTCTCGGGCGAGCTGGCCTACGAAGTGAGCGTCCCGTGGCACGACGGGCCCGCCCTCTGGCGGGCGCTGCTGGCCGCGGGCGCGCCACTGGGGGTGACGCCGTATGGCCTCGACGCACTACAGGTGCTGCGCATCGAAAAGGGGTACCTCATTGTGGGGCAGGACACCGAGGCACTTACCACACCGCACGACGCGGGGCTCGGGTGGATGGTGCCCGCGCGCAAAACGTTTGTGGGGCGCCGCTCACTGGAACGTGTCGCACCGCGGGCGGGCGGGCGGGCGCAGCTGGTGGGCTTCCGCGCCAACGACCCGCAGCTGGTGATTCCCGAAGGCGTCGCCCTCACCAGCGCGCTGGGGGCCCCGCCAATGCCCATCGACGGGCATGTGTCCAGCAGTCGCTACAGTCCCACGCTGGCGTGTGCCCTCGGGCTCGCGCTGGTGCGCGACGGACGCGCGCGGCTGGGCGAGGTGCTGCACGCCCCGCTCCTCGACGGGCGGGTGGCATCGGTGACCCTGGTGGACCCGGTGCATTACGATCCCGAGGGGGCGCGGCGGGATGGCGCAGATCACCAATGA
- a CDS encoding MFS transporter: MPASDSPPSSRRVVWLLALMGLVAYALRTNIAIAQEYMAPELGLTMVQMGVISAWGFQLAYTIGQVPGGAMGDRHGARLVLAVAGVGWAVASLASGAVVGSGMVAFTGLFAARLLLGASQAATYPVSAVAVARHVPEGGRTAASAIYLAASTLGAALAPLTLTPLMAKAGWRAVFLVSAAVGMGAAGVWYLLAPRDRVIPLGVTATDHAPSLWQQTGRLLQNPALRRLCAAYLLHSAVLYVFFFWFFRYLIEARGFTLLETGVWASLPYLLATVAAPLAGMLADRLARQVGLATARRRVAISGLTLASLLVLTGAWIPTPTLAIVALSLSAACLISCEAPFWTTAAALGREGEGAATGVLNLMGNVGGILSIWLVPLMKDAWGWFAMLAFWAAVALVAAALFASTGRDERMRST; the protein is encoded by the coding sequence ATGCCCGCCTCCGATTCCCCGCCGTCCTCGCGCCGCGTCGTCTGGTTGCTGGCCCTCATGGGGCTCGTGGCCTACGCGCTGCGCACCAACATCGCCATCGCGCAGGAGTACATGGCCCCGGAGCTGGGGCTCACCATGGTGCAGATGGGGGTGATCTCCGCGTGGGGATTCCAACTGGCCTACACGATTGGGCAAGTCCCCGGCGGCGCCATGGGCGATCGCCACGGGGCGCGGCTGGTGTTGGCGGTGGCGGGGGTGGGCTGGGCCGTGGCGTCGCTGGCGTCGGGCGCAGTCGTGGGGTCGGGTATGGTGGCATTCACGGGGCTCTTTGCCGCCCGGCTGTTGCTTGGTGCGTCGCAGGCGGCCACCTACCCGGTGTCGGCCGTGGCCGTGGCGCGCCACGTCCCCGAGGGCGGTCGCACCGCCGCCAGCGCGATCTATCTGGCGGCCTCCACGCTGGGGGCTGCGCTGGCCCCGCTGACCCTCACGCCGCTCATGGCGAAGGCCGGCTGGCGGGCGGTGTTCCTCGTCAGCGCCGCGGTCGGCATGGGAGCGGCGGGCGTGTGGTACCTGCTTGCCCCACGGGACCGGGTCATTCCGTTGGGCGTCACGGCCACGGACCACGCCCCGTCGCTCTGGCAGCAGACAGGGCGACTCCTGCAGAATCCAGCGCTCCGACGGCTGTGCGCCGCGTATCTCCTGCACTCGGCCGTGCTGTACGTGTTCTTCTTCTGGTTCTTCCGCTACCTCATCGAGGCGCGCGGCTTCACGCTGCTCGAGACTGGCGTGTGGGCCAGTCTGCCGTATCTGCTGGCCACCGTCGCGGCCCCCCTCGCCGGCATGCTGGCCGACCGGCTGGCCCGGCAGGTCGGGCTGGCCACCGCGCGCCGTCGGGTGGCCATCAGCGGGCTCACCCTCGCGTCCCTGCTGGTCCTCACGGGGGCGTGGATTCCCACCCCCACGTTGGCCATCGTCGCGCTCAGTCTGTCGGCGGCGTGCCTGATCAGCTGTGAAGCGCCCTTCTGGACCACGGCGGCGGCACTGGGGCGTGAAGGGGAAGGGGCCGCCACCGGCGTCCTCAATCTCATGGGGAACGTGGGGGGCATCCTCTCCATCTGGCTGGTGCCGCTGATGAAGGACGCCTGGGGGTGGTTCGCCATGCTGGCCTTCTGGGCGGCGGTGGCGCTCGTGGCCGCCGCCCTCTTCGCCTCCACGGGACGGGACGAACGCATGCGCTCGACCTGA
- a CDS encoding TetR/AcrR family transcriptional regulator, producing MTADLKQRVLDASVQLIDDAGLTGLSMREVARRAGVSHQAPYHHFADKASIVAALVERGFTLLAERMEAAERTGPPAQRMRRVGRAYVDFALEQPVYFRLMFRPELSDPARFPAADAAGGRAFAVLERLVGDLAGPRASRSRKDALLSMHWSLVHGLATLLLDGPLAAELGQGVARGRHVDDVLTLFLAR from the coding sequence ATGACCGCCGACCTCAAGCAGCGCGTCCTCGACGCCAGCGTGCAGTTGATCGACGACGCCGGGCTGACCGGCCTGTCCATGCGCGAGGTCGCCCGGCGCGCCGGCGTGAGCCACCAGGCGCCCTACCACCACTTCGCGGACAAGGCCTCCATCGTCGCGGCGCTGGTCGAGCGCGGCTTCACCTTGCTCGCTGAACGGATGGAGGCGGCGGAGCGCACGGGCCCCCCCGCCCAGCGGATGCGGCGCGTGGGGCGCGCCTACGTGGACTTCGCCCTCGAGCAGCCGGTGTACTTCCGGCTCATGTTCCGCCCCGAACTCTCGGACCCTGCGCGCTTTCCGGCGGCCGACGCCGCGGGCGGCCGAGCCTTTGCCGTGCTTGAGCGCCTCGTGGGCGACCTCGCCGGGCCACGGGCCAGCCGCTCACGAAAGGACGCGCTGCTCTCCATGCATTGGTCGCTCGTTCACGGACTGGCCACCTTGTTGCTCGACGGGCCGCTGGCGGCGGAACTCGGGCAAGGCGTCGCCCGGGGACGCCACGTGGACGACGTGCTGACGCTCTTCCTCGCACGGTGA